A portion of the Thunnus albacares chromosome 23, fThuAlb1.1, whole genome shotgun sequence genome contains these proteins:
- the cnot4b gene encoding CCR4-NOT transcription complex subunit 4 isoform X2: MSRSPEVKDDSMECPLCMEPLEIDDVNFFPCTCGYQICRFCWHRIRTDENGLCPACRKPYPEDPAVYKPLSQEELQRIKNEKKQKQNEKKQKITENRKHLASVRVVQRNLVFVVGLSQRLADPEVLKRPEYFGKFGKIHKVVINNSTSYAGSQGPSASAYVTYIRSEDALRAIQCVNNVVVDGRTLKASLGTTKYCSYFLKSMQCPKPDCMYLHELGDEAASFTKEEMQAGKHQEYEQKLLQDLYKMNPTYLAVSGDKPKGKANSLQRSNSSSKDGWLLLQPSSQTANGLSSDHRKSPPLDGSDSEHLTPEGPETDLSLGPVPTLSPFSSNCDLASPSDKLPDIISIGNGETSQLLQGSDSPSPPPGLSKPSLVVPISVTCHTARSLFEGAAAESQSLFSDNSNFRHPNPLPSGLSGFPSSTHSNADWPTAPEPQSLFTSDTIPVSSSTDWQAAFGFGSSKQQQDDDLGFDPFDITRKALADLIEKELSVEDSFTSPLSPGSFPHRAHGPLLKSLPNKSFGPPGGLPLPNHLPSNSGLSHHYSQLQHPHRGGYSSFSFPSHPSSSCSSSSCSSTTTSSSSYSSASRQPWMGSGSHSNFVHLNHTVSPAVSTSHSNFLDLTVLPGPHSTGLGGIPITGFPAGLATWLQGFAPI; this comes from the exons ATGTCCCGGAGCCCCGAGGTGAAGGACGATTCGATGGAGTGCCCGCTGTGTATGGAACCACTTGAGATCGATGATGTCAACTTCTTCCCCTGCACCTGCGGATACCAGATCTGCCGCTTCTGCTGGCATCGCATCAGGACGGATGAGAACGGTCTCTGTCCCGCCTGCAGAAAG ccCTATCCAGAAGACCCTGCTGTGTACAAGCCGCTGTCACAGGAGGAACTGCAGAGGATCAAGAAcgagaagaaacagaagcagaatgagaagaagcagaagatcACAGAGAACCGCAAACATCTGGCCAGTGTCCGAGTGGTCCAGAGGAACCTGGTGTTTGTAGTGGGGCTGTCCCAGAGGCTGGCTGACCCTGAG GTTTTAAAGAGACCAGAATATTTCGGGAAGTTCGGGAAGATTCACAAAGTGGTGATCAACAACAGCACGTCATACGCTGGTTCACAG GGACCCAGTGCCAGTGCCTATGTAACATATATTCGCTCCGAAGACGCTCTCAGAGCGATCCAGTGTGTCAACAATGTAGTGGTAGATGGGAGAACACTGAAG gCTTCTTTAGGAACAACAAAATACTGCAGTTACTTTTTAAAGAGCATGCAGTGCCCCAAACCAGACTGCATGTACCTGCACGAGCTCGGGGATGAAGCTGCTAGTTTTACAAAAGAGGAGATGCAG GCAGGAAAGCATCAAGAGTATGAACAGAAACTGCTACAAGACCTCTACAAAATGAACCCCACCTACCTAGCTGTGTCAGGGGACAAACCAAAGGGCAAAGCCAACTCTttacagag atccaACAGCTCCAGTAAAGACGGCTGGCTGTTGTTACAGCCTTCAAGTCAGACGGCCAACGGTCTGTCATCAGACCACAGGAAGAGTCCGCCGCTAGACGGGTCCGACTCTGAACACTTGACCCCTGAGGGGCCTGAAACTGACCTTAGCCTCGGCCCCGTACCCACCCTCTCCCCGTTCTCTTCAAACTGTGACCTTGCTAG CCCCAGCGACAAACTGCCAGACATCATCAGTATAGGCAATGGTGAAACCTCTCAACTG CTCCAGGGCAGTGACTCTCCATCGCCCCCTCCTGGTCTCAGTAAGCCCAGCCTGGTGGTTCCCATCAGTGTCACTTGCCACACGGCTCGCTCTCTGTTTGAAGGGGCTGCTGCAGAGTCCCAGTCCCTGTTCTCAGACAACAGTAATTTCAGGCATCCTAACCCCCTCCCCAGTGGACTGAGCGGCTTCCCTAGCTCCACACACAGCAACGCCGACTGGCCCACAGCACCAGAACCACAGAGCCTCTTCACCTCAG aTACCATCCCAGTGTCGTCGTCCACAGACTGGCAGGCAGCATTCGGCTTCGGCTCGTCCAAACAACAGCAGGACGACGACCTGGGCTTCGACCCCTTCGACATCACCCGCAAGGCCCTGGCTGATCTCATCGAGAAGGAGCTCTCTGTGGAGGACAGCTTCACCTCCCCTCTGTCACCCGGCTCCTTCCCCCACAGAGCCCACGGACCCCTGCTGAAATCATTGCCTAACAAAAGCTTCGGCCCCCCGGGAGGGCTCCCGCTCCCCAACCACCTCCCATCCAACAGCGGCCTCTCTCACCACTACTCTCAGCTTCAGCACCCTCACCGGGGAGGCTACAGCTCCTTCAGCTTTCCCTCTCACCCTTCATCATCTTGTTCAtcatcctcctgctcctccaccaccacctcctcctcctcctactcctcgGCATCTCGTCAGCCCTGGATGGGTTCCGGCTCACACAGTAACTTTGTACATTTGAACCACACAGTTAGTCCAGCAGTCTCCACCTCACACAGCAACTTCTTGGACTTGACAGTGCTGCCAGGACCTCACAGTACTGGGCTGGGAGGAATCCCCATCACAG gctttccagCAGGTCTTGCAAcatggctgcagggatttgctcccatttaG
- the LOC122974715 gene encoding toll-like receptor 1 yields MFTESTIAALLMGTIAVISLLTPHCMAVKEDDEGFELCVSSRHRMKDLSHQNLTDVPLNLPNDTEYLDVSHNSIQRLNVASFSRLSRLCFLKATHCGLQEISPSVFNHTPALKVLNISYNKLTIIPDISLKKLKIFDLANNLYKSYRLPVSFQNLQNLDVLSLGSTAALSVNYNDFDPLMNVSLQNLVLGAGIHWQKYDSGALGKFKSLQKMSLFTSFCGSFSMFESILVDLNVTGTPALRFISIFPNDCNVTDDPFKKLRAMPFIQNLTIENTWINSSFMELFLKNLWLSSVHDLSFVNMTYNEDTPDGFQFRTINHTIKLRSITFDHVNHYQYRYPTINMSFEAISNLTYIRFSGTGLNILPCKLISALPSLETLDLSDNLLTESGFWWYTCSSVFPKLRRLSLSKNRFWSLSRISEKIHQMKMLESLDLSYNSISLDGDCFWPAQLTELSLGNNNLGNSVFKYLSSNFERIDLSKTGITAIMTEDLSHFPRLTHLQLSSNSIQVIPAHLNAPALLSLYVDQNAITSLSREVLEGLPKLQTLKAGRNPFVCSCDSHWFLTAFNKSLLPDWPLDYTCSTPPLFAGVSMSDYKTSELSCEMWLQAAIALPVIIVISAAIGLLFYKYDGVWYTKMLWVWIRMKRRDKKRSNLLKNESFSYHAFISYSHQDSSWVDSQLVPSLEGAGFSLCVHERDFVPGDWIIDNIINCVEASYKTLFVLSKHFVQSEWCNYELFFAQHRAISVQQDSLVFILLEPIPTDCLPKKFLRLRSLLRQQTYLEWPKDERKQQVFWASLKSMLHMADKSIVLKNVALAISDTAALITDQV; encoded by the exons ATGTTCACTGAAAG CACAATTGCAGCTTTGCTGATGGGGACAATTGCTGTTATCTCCCTACTGACACCTCACTGCATGGCTGTAAAGGAAGATGATGAGGGATTTGAGCTGTGTGTCTCGTCAAGGCATAGAATGAAAGACCTTTCCCATCAAAATCTAACAGATGTTCCTTTAAATCTTCCCAATGACACGGAATATTTGGATGTTTCTCACAACTCCATCCAAAGACTGAATGTAGCTTCATTTTCAAGACTGTCTCGGCTCTGTTTCCTGAAGGCAACTCACTGTGGCCTGCAGGAAATTTCTCCCAGTGTGTTTAATCACACACCAGCACTCAAAGTTCTCAATATATCTTACAATAAGTTGACTATCATCCCTGATATTTcattgaaaaaactgaaaatctttgatTTGGCTAACAATCTCTACAAGAGCTATCGATTACCAGTGTCATTTCAGAACCTACAAAATCTAGATGTCCTTTCATTAGGAAGTACAGCTGCTCTGTCAGTCAACTATAATGACTTTGATCCCTTGATGAATGTCTCTTTGCAAAATCTGGTTTTGGGAGCAGGAATTCACTGGCAAAAGTATGATTCTGGAGCTCTTGGAAAATTTAAGTCTCTCCAGAAAATGTCCcttttcacatctttttgtGGGTCTTTCAGTATGTTTGAGAGCATCCTTGTGGACTTGAATGTGACAGGAACACCAGCACTGAGATTCATCAGCATATTTCCCAATGACTGCAATGTGACGGATGACCCTTTTAAGAAACTGAGAGCAATGCCGTTTATACAGAATCTCACCATAGAGAACACCTGGATAAACAGCTCATTTATGGAGTTGTTTCTGAAGAATTTGTGGCTCTCCTCCGTTCATGACCTCTCATTTGTCAATATGACTTATAATGAAGATACACCAGATGGGTTTCAGTTTCGCACCATTAATCACACAATCAAACTTCGCTCAATTACTTTTGATCATGTGAATCATTATCAATACAGGTACCCCACAATTAACATGAGCTTTGAGGCCATCTCAAATCTCACCTATATAAGGTTCTCTGGGACTGGACTGAACATTTTACCTTGCAAACTCATATCTGCCTTGCCATCATTGGAGACCCTGGATCTGTCAGATAACCTTTTGACAGAATCAGGCTTCTGGTGGTATACATGTTCTTCCGTCTTTCCCAAACTGAGGCGACTGTCTTTGAGCAAGAACCGCTTCTGGAGTCTATCTCGTATCTCAGAGAAAATACATCAGATGAAGATGTTGGAGTCTCTTGACCTCAGCTACAACTCCATCTCCTTGGATGGGGACTGCTTTTGGCCTGCTCAGCTGACTGAGCTCAGCCTGGGGAATAACAACCTGGgcaacagtgtttttaaatacCTGTCTTCAAACTTTGAAAGGATTGACTTGTCAAAGACAGGAATAACAGCCATAATGACAGAGGATCTGTCTCATTTTCCCAGACTGACACACCTTCAACTCAGCTCCAACAGCATTCAGGTTATCCCTGCGCATCTCAACGCCCCGGCTCTACTCAGTCTCTATGTAGACCAGAACGCTATCACATCTCTATCCAGAGAGGTTTTGGAAGGACTTCCCAAGCTTCAGACCCTCAAGGCTGGACGCAATCCATTTGTCTGCTCATGTGACTCGCACTGGTTCCTCACTGCTTTCAATAAGTCTTTGCTCCCTGACTGGCCCTTGGATTATACATGCAGTACCCCACCGTTGTTTGCAGGTGTGTCAATGTCGGATTACAAAACCAGTGAACTGTCATGTGAGATGTGGCTCCAAGCTGCAATTGCTTTGCCTGTGATAATAGTTATATCTGCAGCCATAGGTCTGCTTTTCTATAAATACGACGGAGTGTGGTATACAAAGATGTTATGGGTGTGGAttaggatgaagaggagagacaaGAAACGGTCCAACCTGTTGAAGAATGAATCGTTTTCTTATCATGCATTCATCTCCTACAGTCATCAGGACTCCAGCTGGGTGGACAGCCAGCTGGTACCCTCTTTGGAAGGTGCTGGGTTTTCACTCTGTGTTCACGAGCGTGACTTTGTCCCTGGTGACTGGATCATAGACAACATTATCAACTGTGTGGAGGCCAGCTACAAGACGCTGTTTGTCCTCTCCAAACATTTTGTCCAGAGCGAATGGTGCAactatgagctcttctttgCCCAGCACAGAGCCATCAGCGTCCAGCAGGACTCTTTAGTTTTCATCTTATTGGAGCCCATTCCAACTGACTGTCTGCCCAAGAAGTTCTTAAGACTTCGAAGTTTACTGAGGCAACAGACATACCTCGAGTGGCCAAAGGATGAACGGAAGCAGCAGGTTTTCTGGGCAAGTCTTAAATCCATGCTGCATATGGCAGACAAGTCTATAGTTCTGAAGAACGTGGCTTTGGCAATTTCAGATACAGCAGCTCTGATTACTGATCAAGTTTAA